In Podospora pseudopauciseta strain CBS 411.78 chromosome 2 map unlocalized CBS411.78m_2, whole genome shotgun sequence, the genomic stretch gccgccggctcGGGATCCACCAAGAACCCGCCCCGAATGCGACCGTGTTTCCTGCTGGCTGGGTATGTACGACTCCACTTGCttgcgacgacgacgaggcgTGGATTGCATCACTCTGGATATCCATTAAGACCTCACAGTTTCAGTATTGCTTTTGACGACGTGACGTTGAACTAGAGTTCAGCTGCCAACTGCAATTCACTCAACCGGTCTCATCTGATCAGCTTACACCACATCTCACCATCAACTAGCACACTACAACCCCCTTGAGCAACATGACAGCAGAAGAGATCCTCaacgacaacaccaaacccccatcccccttcccccttgagaaacccccaacccaccaccattacAACCACCACGCCGcgaaaccaaccccccaaatcATCGCCCACCGCGGCTACAAAGCCCTCTACCCAGAAAACTCCATGCTTGCCATCCAAGAAGCCATAAAAGCAGGCGCCCACGCCATCGAGACAGACGTTCACGAATCAAAAGATGGAGTCGTAGTTCTATCCCACGTACGTctcacccctccaccccctccccttccacatCAAACACtaaccctccctcccccctttaGGACCCAACCCTAAACCGctgcttctccctcccccccaaaatctCCACCTGCACCTGGCCctacctctccaccctccgtaccaccaccccccctcacGTCCCCTTGGCTCGCCTCTCCGATTTGTTAAACTACCTCTCAACCCCCGATCTGTCCCACATTTGGGTATTGCTAGACATCAAAACAGACGACGACCCCAACCTCACACTTGTGCCCTCCATCGCAACCACTATCGCCTCGAACCCACCGCCAGAAGGAGCCTCCTGGACGTGGCAGGAGAGGATTGTGCTTGGGGGGTGGAATGAGAATTACTTGAGggcgttgggggaggagctcCCTGGTTTCAGGAGGGCGTATATTGGCTTCTCGCTGCTGTACGCAAAGAGGTTTTTGGATGACGAGAAATGGGCGGGGGTGCAGTTTAATCTGTTGCAGCAGGCGGTTGTGGGGCCgtttgggaggggatttGTGCAGAGGGTgagaagggcgaggacggagaggaggttgtgggtCTGGACGGTGAACGATGAACGGTGGATGCGGTGGGcgtggaggaagggggtggatggggttgtgacggatgaggttgggttgttgaagagggtgctggatggggatgaggacagggggagggggaagggggtgacgGTGGGGATGTATATCAAGGCGGCGATGATACAGGCTTTGAcgttggttttggtggtggttatatggggaaggttgaggaaggtggggagggtaattggaggggaggtgaagagggagcaGGCGAAGGGGAAGAATTGATTTGAAAGGTGGTTTGTCAGTTTGTGCTGGAAAGGGTGTCCATTCTGGGGGTGGGGCATATAACAAGGATACTTATCTGGGACCGGCGGGCTGGTTTCTTTGCGGGGGCCATCACAGCCCTATGGACCCGTAAACAGGGCGTGATGGATACGTTTGTGTCGAGATGGGAGGGTCAGGGCGTTTTATGAGGATAATTCAGTAGTCATAGCGTGCGGGTGAGCGGGATCGTGTGGGCGGTTATGGAGATTCGGGGTCGGGTGGGATTCCATTGATTGATTATGATACGGAGCTGTACACAGCGAGTGTTTCGAGTCCTCCAATGTTGTTTTGTGTTGGAGGCCATCCTGATAGATGTAATCTTTAATCTCCTCTATTGAACTATCAAGGTGTTTGAGCAGGAGCGAGTGACAGCATGCTGAAACTGGGTGGTGACTGAGACAGGCAGTGTTGGCAGCCTTGCTTCAAAGAAATAAGATGGAATGGTTTCAACAATGGTGTACAACAAACGTAAAAGGCGGGCACTTTCCATTCGAGTCTCAGGTGTCCAAGGTACAAGTAGAAAAGCGCAGCCATTCCTGCTACATTTTACTAGTGGACATCAAAAAGAAGCCATTCACGAACCCAGCCCCTATTTTGACCATCACTCGAATCTTGTAATATTCTCTAACTTAGTTTCCCAACATGAAACTGTTCTCCTTTTCGAAGGGTCCCAGAACGCAAACATGCATTGCGAAGTCTACGACCTCTGACGGGAAGCTGTGCGGGTTGCCTgcggtggaagggggaaggaagTCTTTGCTGCAACCATACATGGTAAGTCGCCGTATTGCAATCCCCGGATCGCTGCAGAAAGGCCTTGCTACTAACAACCTTCAGTGCCTTAAGGAGAACAGACAAGAATGTCGACGGTGGCCGTTGCGCTCGGGAGATCCCCTGGTACTGGTGTTATTGCAGAGCTCATCAGTACCAGATGTACAAGAACATGCAAGTGAAGGATGAGCTGGATCGCGGTGCTCGAGCTCAGCAAGCAGACGAGGCCCCGGATCGTACAGCTAAGCAAACGAACGACGAGTGTAATCGCATATTCACCCCCCTGAAAAGCCACTTAGATCGCATACTTTCTCCCTTAGAAAGCCACTTAACGGACGAGGAGCGAATGCGGGGATTTCGCTCGCGAATCTTTGGGGGCTGGAATCGCCCAGCTCAGGGTCAACAAACTCATGAGGGGCTGAGAGAAGTTTGCTTCCGCTGTTTCTTAGACAAGGCCCTCGATATATCCATCACAGGGGTCCCGCACCTTATCCTTCCTTGATCGCGACTGTGGTCAGCACTGTGAGAGAACTGGCAAGAATCAAGTGATATTTCCTCATGCGCAGAAAAAGAGGCAGTCAGTCAGAACCCGGTGGTCGAGAAGCCCGTTATGGGAGCCGGTATTGTCTGGAGCATGACAACAGGTCGACATACAGTCTGTAGGGGCGAGTaagaagcagcaacaggtcGACCTTATCTTGTACATAGAATATAGCTGGACGCTGAGCTGGGTGGGATCGGAATTGAGAACAGTTGATAGAGCCAGCAGAAACCAGGTCTTGTTGAGGTATCCTCATAGAATGTATACTTGCAGTACGGGTGTTGGCATCTGATGAGAGCGACACGCAATGAATGGGCCATGACTGGAATATAGAGGATAAATCGCTAGCTAATATCCAGAGATTGTACGCTGCACTGAACAGAATCACACAGCTCAGGTAATGACCGGCTATTGTAGTCCAGACAATTCCGCGCACCTGATGGATGGCTCCAGTGCATGCTGCTGCTAGGTATGACAGGTATCAGTTATGGCCAGGCTCGATGCAAACAACTTCAATCACCATTTTCAACTCAACCACGATCATGAGCTCAAGTCTCACCAGCCACAATCACACATGTATGAATAGATCGTCACATCGCAGTTCGGACGAATTCTAGAACCCGGCCCGCCCAGCTCCTGCTGCAGCGCCTTCCCGCACCGCCCCactccaaatcctccctaAAAGAGCTTATCTCCGGGTGACGAGCCAAGGCGGCGGGCTGCTGACGTAGCTGGCCGACAGCCTTCATGAGACACCTCGGATTTTGGAACCCGCATCCGGCCGCGGCACTTCTGTTTTTATACAAAACAACAACGATCTGTCATTTTGCTTTATTTGCTTGATATCGCTCTCTTGTCCTTTTTTGTTGCAGATCGACCTTGAATTTCTGACAATAGCTCCAGGCCATGGACGAGTACTCGGGCGGAACACCGGAAGCTGACCATCTCTGCGTCTTGGTCCACGGGGTATGTCCTGTCAATGGCGCATTAGCCTCAAGTTAAATCAGCTGCTAATTTTTGTTGCGCAGCTATGGGGGAACCCAAACCACATGAAAAACGTCGCCAAAGCCCTTCGCGATCAATTTCCCCCAAATAAGCTGCGTATCCTCGTCGCAAAGCGCAACAGCGGCTCCTTTACCTACGATGGGATCGAACTCGGTGGCGAGCGCGTGTGTTTGGagatcgaggaggagctggcgttGATCAAGAGCAAGGGTGGAACTATCAAGAAGATAAGCATCGCTGGCTACTCATTAGGTGGACTTGTCGCAAGATATGCCATCGGGCTGCTTCATGCGCGGGGTGTTCTGGATGACCTCGAGTGCAAGGTATGATGGCCAGCCACCTCGATTGATGCAACCGACCCAATGCTAACCTGATCCCTAGAATTTCACAGCTTTCGCGAGCCCTTTCCTGGGAGTACGAGCCCCTTTGAGAGGTTGGTCAGACAGGATATGGAACAGCCTGGGCGCACGAACACTCTGCATGTCTGGGAGGCAACTCTTTGGCATTGACGAATTCCGTGACACGGGCAAGCctcttgttgctgttctCGCAGATCCAAAGTCGATCTTCATGGCCGGTCTGGCCCGATTTCAACGACGCACGCTCTACACCAACATTGTAAATGAC encodes the following:
- a CDS encoding uncharacterized protein (EggNog:ENOG503NZDE; COG:C), yielding MTAEEILNDNTKPPSPFPLEKPPTHHHYNHHAAKPTPQIIAHRGYKALYPENSMLAIQEAIKAGAHAIETDVHESKDGVVVLSHDPTLNRCFSLPPKISTCTWPYLSTLRTTTPPHVPLARLSDLLNYLSTPDLSHIWVLLDIKTDDDPNLTLVPSIATTIASNPPPEGASWTWQERIVLGGWNENYLRALGEELPGFRRAYIGFSLLYAKRFLDDEKWAGVQFNLLQQAVVGPFGRGFVQRVRRARTERRLWVWTVNDERWMRWAWRKGVDGVVTDEVGLLKRVLDGDEDRGRGKGVTVGMYIKAAMIQALTLVLVVVIWGRLRKVGRVIGGEVKREQAKGKN